From one Rosa rugosa chromosome 4, drRosRugo1.1, whole genome shotgun sequence genomic stretch:
- the LOC133745826 gene encoding pentatricopeptide repeat-containing protein At5g47360, with product MTTLSSISRFLSSSIRLKNHKLSISHFSTASSAETVYNHLQKNGGNIEKTLASMRLNLDSKCVSQVLHRCYPTQSQMGLRFFIWAGVHSSYRHSYFMFSKACELYRIRQNPSVIFDVLEAYSVEGCSVNMKMFKVVFNMCKEAKLADEALRVLRKMPEFGLRGDNVVYNVVIRLFCDKGDLDMAESLVKEMSMVELYPDLITYMVMIKGLCNVGRLDDACGLFKFMKENGCLPNVVVYSALLDGFCRFGDMERALKLLEEMEKEGGDCSPNVVTYTSVIQYLCDKGQSVEALLVLDRMEARGCLPTRVTVSSLITGFVKEDQVEQAYKLVDRVVESGSVTKTDCYSSLVVALERVRKPEEAEKVFRTMLDSGVKPNSLVSTIMLKKRCLEGRMVDAYCLFDELEKMECLSSIDSDTYSILLVGLCQQRHLMEAAKLARVMLSKGIKLKAPYVDIIAEVLMKSGDEELLEQLTRNGR from the coding sequence ATGACGACCCTTTCTTCAATTTCTCGGttcctctcttcctccattCGCCTAAAAAATCACAAGCTCTCAATCTCTCACTTCTCTACTGCCTCGTCGGCAGAGACGGTCTACAATCACCTCCAGaaaaatggtggcaacattgagaaaaccctagccTCAATGAGGCTCAATTTGGACTCCAAATGTGTAAGTCAGGTTTTACATAGATGCTATCCCACCCAATCCCAAATGGGTCTCAGATTTTTCATATGGGCTGGGGTTCACTCCAGTTATAGGCATAGCTATTTTATGTTCAGCAAAGCTTGTGAATTGTATAGGATTAGGCAAAACCCAAGTGTGATTTTTGATGTTTTGGAGGCTTATAGTGTTGAAGGTTGCTCTGTTAATATGAAAATGTTTAAAGTTGTTTTCAATATGTGTAAAGAAGCTAAGCTTGCTGATGAGGCTTTGAGGGTTCTGAGGAAAATGCCGGAGTTTGGGCTGCGAGGGGATAATGTAGTGTATAATGTTGTTATAAGGTTGTTTTGTGATAAGGGTGATTTGGATATGGCTGAGAGTTTGGTGAAGGAGATGAGTATGGTGGAGCTTTATCCGGATTTGATCACATACATGGTGATGATTAAAGGGTTGTGTAATGTGGGTCGGTTGGATGATGCGTGTGGGTTGTTTAAGTTTATGAAGGAAAATGGTTGTTTGCCTAATGTTGTGGTGTACTCGGCCCTTCTCGATGGATTCTGTAGGTTTGGGGATATGGAGAGAGCCTTGAAGTTGTTAGAGGAGATGGAGAAGGAAGGTGGGGATTGTAGTCCTAATGTAGTAACATATACATCTGTGATTCAATATCTTTGTGACAAGGGTCAGTCAGTGGAGGCATTGCTTGTTTTGGACCGAATGGAAGCTCGTGGTTGTTTACCAACTCGCGTCACGGTTAGTTCTTTGATCACGGGTTTTGTTAAGGAGGATCAAGTTGAGCAGGCTTATAAGTTGGTTGATAGAGTTGTTGAAAGTGGAAGTGTTACAAAAACTGATTGCTATAGTTCTCTTGTTGTGGCTTTGGAAAGAGTCAGAAAACCCGAGGAGGCAGAGAAAGTCTTTAGGACGATGCTTGATAGTGGGGTCAAACCAAACAGTTTGGTGTCTACCATTATGTTAAAAAAACGTTGTTTGGAGGGACGTATGGTGGATGCATATTGCTTGTTTGATGAACTTGAGAAGATGGAATGCTTATCTTCTATTGATTCTGATACTTATTCTATTCTTTTAGTGGGGCTTTGTCAGCAAAGACACTTAATGGAGGCTGCAAAGCTTGCAAGGGTAATGCTGAGTAAAGGAATTAAACTAAAAGCTCCATATGTTGATATTATAGCTGAGGTCCTGATGAAATCTGGAGATGAGGAGTTACTGGAACAATTGACAAGAAATGGAAGGTGA
- the LOC133745849 gene encoding uncharacterized protein LOC133745849, translated as MCSSMAEPESESYTKPQKLVSSDQNHENPSKFYNHFLYKVALVVVFFVILPLFPSQAPEFINRSVVTRSWELVHLLLVGIAVSYGLFSRLNEKVEKENNTKFDNAHSYVSRILEVSSVFDDEAETSPGPDENKVQAWSSQYFRNEPVVVVAQEHSVLDEQRESSSILGEKPLLLPVRSLKQRVPDQDNIESVNESSVNSGGALSRSNSRSGSRRFSSKSSKAKAGEIGGLDHQELEEKLKESVVLPSPIPWRSRSGRLEVKEDLVSSTPMEEAEFNRLDPRGVSRSQSSRSSRSESVSSSPKLSPSTSLLSPKKLSPAPSLSSEAQAKSVEDVGRKKSFYKTSIPPPPPPPPMFYKSSSLRPTSDEVSYEKDLRRSFTSEAKNLNRSNGEFMMGRVNSGVETKHRLSHVDGISMGKSVRTTRAGEQGYVNGKVEQSAKEVEANLVENETRKRVEFNESSFWTEQLSHESSIPNNPKSSAFQEFSEEDEKENLFDKVLMESDEETESEDDDTEGGFSPKDIGESPKPSPRPYQPVSGSAGDGGPDVDKKADEFIAKFREQIRLQRIDSIKKSSAQISKNLSR; from the coding sequence ATGTGTTCTTCAATGGCAGAGCCAGAATCAGAGTCTTACACCAAACCCCAAAAGTTGGTCTCATCAGATCAAAACCATGAAAACCCAAGTAAGTTCTACAATCATTTTCTCTACAAAGTTGCTCTAGTTGTAGTTTTCTTCGTTATTCTCCCTCTTTTTCCATCACAAGCTCCTGAGTTCATAAACCGAAGTGTTGTCACCAGAAGCTGGGAGCTTGTTCATCTCCTCCTAGTTGGTATAGCCGTCTCTTATGGCTTATTTAGCAGACTAAATGAAAAAGTAGAGAAAGAAAACAACACGAAATTCGATAATGCTCATTCCTATGTGTCTAGAATTCTTGAGGTGTCCTCAGTTTTTGATGATGAGGCAGAAACCTCACCTGGACCTGATGAAAACAAGGTCCAGGCATGGAGTAGTCAGTATTTTAGGAATGAACCTGTGGTGGTTGTGGCTCAAGAACACTCAGTTCTTGATGAGCAGAGAGAAAGCAGTTCAATACTTGGTGAAAAGCCTTTGCTTTTGCCTGTTAGGAGCCTAAAACAACGTGTTCCTGACCAGGACAACATAGAGTCCGTTAATGAATCTAGTGTTAATTCTGGTGGTGCTCTGAGTAGGTCTAATTCTAGGTCTGGTTCAAGAAGGTTTTCGAGCAAATCGAGTAAGGCTAAAGCTGGTGAAATTGGGGGTCTAGATCATCAAGAATTGGAGGAGAAATTGAAGGAGAGTGTTGTGCTTCCTTCTCCAATTCCGTGGCGATCAAGATCAGGAAGGTTGGAAGTGAAGGAGGATCTTGTTAGTAGTACTCCAATGGAGGAAGCTGAATTTAACCGCCTAGATCCTCGGGGTGTTTCGAGGTCCCAAAGCTCTCGTTCATCTCGATCCGAGTCAGTGTCTTCATCACCAAAGCTGTCTCCTTCGACATCACTTTTGTCTCCGAAGAAGTTATCTCCTGCACCTTCATTGTCATCAGAAGCTCAAGCCAAGAGTGTTGAGGATGTGGGGAGGAAGAAGAGCTTTTACAAGACTTCTATTCCCCCACCTCCTCCGCCCCCACCGATGTTTTATAAATCATCATCATTGAGGCCAACCAGTGATGAGGTTTCGTATGAGAAGGATTTGAGGAGAAGCTTTACTAGTGAAGCAAAGAACCTGAATAGAAGCAATGGAGAATTTATGATGGGCAGAGTTAATTCAGGGGTTGAAACAAAGCATAGGCTGAGCCATGTTGATGGCATTTCAATGGGAAAGTCTGTCAGAACAACCAGAGCTGGAGAACAAGGATATGTAAATGGGAAGGTGGAGCAAAGCGCTAAGGAAGTTGAAGCGAATTTGGTTGAGAAtgaaacaagaaaaagggtggAGTTCAATGAATCTTCATTCTGGACTGAGCAATTGAGCCATGAAAGCAGCATTCCCAACAACCCCAAGTCATCAGCTTTTCAGGAATTTTCCGAGGAAGATGAGAAGGAAAATCTTTTCGATAAGGTGCTTATGGAATCAGATGAAGAAACCGAAAGCGAGGATGACGACACTGAAGGAGGTTTTTCTCCTAAAGACATTGGAGAGAGCCCAAAGCCAAGTCCAAGGCCCTATCAACCTGTTTCTGGGAGTGCAGGTGATGGAGGGCCTGATGTGGATAAAAAGGCAGATGAGTTCATAGCTAAATTCAGGGAGCAGATTCGGCTTCAGAGAATAGATTCGATCAAGAAATCGAGTGCTCAGATTAGTAAAAACTTGTCGAGGTAA